The following is a genomic window from Bufo gargarizans isolate SCDJY-AF-19 chromosome 10, ASM1485885v1, whole genome shotgun sequence.
GggaaaatcagaagtggatcgtaaaaggagagaaagtggacagatatgacttctcttttttaACCTCTTCCAGCCCAGCATtgtatatatacagcacagagcgggtctttaaagatggcactcaCTTGTGAGCACAGGGGGCGCCATAGCCACTGGGtgcctgttttacacagcagacacccggggctAATGTATGCATTCGATGATAACTTTATTCCCCCACATTTAACCCATctaatgtgaccacggcatctgggagCGCCAAAATCAAGAAGCGCACGCTCCCTTCCGTGCATCGGCGTGCTGCACATGGTTTCCTATCGAGACTCTGTCTGTGGCCGGGCTCCATAGAAACATATTGTAAGTACACATGGACACCAGTGCTAATGTATTGGGGTctatgagcagtgatggccagttcgccatggtcgccagcgaacacatgcgggctgccatcttaactcacaagtttggcgaggcacaggtaagcccttacctgtgccgcgagccggtctgaaatcaaatgcagtcaccaggagcaggcagttccgagaacagccaccagggggccttcatcgggctgttctcggaactgcctgctcccggtgaccgcatttgatttcagaccggctcgcggcacaggtaagggcttacctgtgcctcgccggacttgtgagttaagatggcagctcgcatgtgttcgcgggcgaacacggcgaactggccatcactgtctatgagagaagcaatctgatgattgcatgttcaagttTGACataggaactataaaaaaaaataaaaaaatttaattaaatagatttttcaaaaatatttaaaaaatgtaataaaatatataaaaccaaatcacccccctttccctaaAATCGAAAtcaaaatagataaaaaataaacatcatgcgCATCGCCATTTGTGAAagcgcctgtactattaaaatatttatcccatttttggtcgcttcacctcccacaattcttttttataaaaagtgatcaaaaaggtatacacaccccaaaacagtatcaatgaaaagtacagatcgccccgcaaaaaatgagctttcATACAGCTTtgaacacataactacaaaaaagttataggaggTCAGAATATcgtgatgaaaataaaaaaatgttttcaagatttttatttttttcagtattaaaaagaaaaaaaaaagaaaaaaatatacaaataatccgatctgacccagagaatgaaagtagtaggtcagttttaccacatagggaacgccgtaaatacaaaacccataaaacggtgtCAGGCTACTCTCACACCAGCGTTTCTGgctccgcctgtgagatccgtttcagggctctcacacgaggcacaaaacggatcagttcagccccagtgcattctgaatagataaggatccgttcataatgcattaatttggctgcgtttgcgttttttagacggtcactaaaacacagcttgcagcgttctgatgtccgcctgacgatgcagagccaaaacggatcgacacaatatggtgcgattgaaaacggatcagtctcccattgactttcaatgtaagtcaagacggatccgttttgacttagacttttttttttttataaataatgcaaacagatctgttattaacggatacaagcgtttgcattttcggtgcggatccgtctgtgcagatacaagacggatccgcaccaaacgtgagtgtgaaagtagcctaagaattgaAGTTTTCTTTTCCAGTTGcacacgattttttttttttccagcttcctgcTACATTCTATACAAtattaaatggcgccattagaaagaacaacttgtccggcaaaaaacaagccctcattcggctatgtgaatggaaaaattttaaaaaatgatggctctgggaaggccgggagtaaaataacaaaaaggcaaaatggaatattgccgggtcctgaaggggtttagTCACTCCTGGTTTTACCTTTCAAAACTGCATCCGGAAACCTGACCGTaccattagatagatagatatagatagatagatggatagatagatataagatagatagatattagatagatagatagatagatatgagatagacagatagatagatagatattagatagatagatgatagatagatagatagatattagatagatagatagatagatagatagatagatagatagatagatattagatatagatattagatagatagatagatagatagatagatagatattagatagatagatagatagatataagatagatatgagatagatattagatagatagatagatatgagatatagatattagatagatagatagatagatattagatagatagatagatagatattagatagatagatagatagatattagatagatagatagatagatagatataagatagatatgagatagatattagatagatagatagatagatattagatagatagatggatagatagatattagatagatggatagatatgagatatagatatgagatagatagaccaaaaatactaaaaaataaagaaactctgCGGCACTTCTGTGAATGTGGGTTTATTCACCTGGTATTATGCTGAAATGTCGCATGATACCGGGTGAATAAACGTACATTCACGGAAGTGCCGCTGAGTTTCTTTATTTTTAGATAGATAGGAGGAGATAGTTATATATAAGATAgaatgagagagatagataggagattatTCATTAGTTTATTTATAAGGCTTGTGGTACATATTTTCCataaaatatccctttaaatatcaCACAACTTGCCATTAAAAACTTCACTAAACTCAAAAAATCATTAGTGCTCACTGCATTGAGCTAGAAAACGTGCTCTTATCATCTCTATGGTACCCGCAGTACAGCGCGCCCAAAAGACTACATTTCCCAGAATGCCTAGCTCGACGGCTTCCCCGCGCGTCACTGACGGAAGCGGGGCTAGTGCTGTGTCCCTCGCTGCTTTCCGTAGGGTTCCATACTTCAGAGAACAAGGCCCCGGCGCCTGATTTAAGGTAACTATGACAACTGCCCGGTTCCCGGTGCTTTAGTATCGGGGGGTTTTATCGTCTCCGTTCACTGCTGGTCAGACGCAGCCTCGTAGTGTCAGCCTGTCACTGCCCCtctctggccagtcattcacaccTAGACTGTGAAGTTTTGGGCAGTCTAATGTGTCTGTGCCCATGGGCGAGGTGTCGGCTCCTCCATCAATCACCTGATGTGGACTTAGTCATGACCACGGTCTTGTCGCGAGATTCATGCTGACAATCTGTGTAATGAAAAGCTCTCAGCAATCTCATACACTTTTGTGTTTGAATTCCTCtccatttttaagatctctgcttgctgacaaTGAACGGAAGCACCAGCAATTAAAGGGGCAGTCCGCTCTGCATACAATGCTTGTACAGTGATGTGCAATGGCCCAAGAAAGCCGCCACACCGTCACAGGGCGTACCGCAGCCCACCCGTTATCGGCTTTCACTACTAACCCAAGATGGTGATCGTGGCGCTGAAAGCGTTATGCACAGACGTCCATTGCTACCCCATAGCTCCTGCCTTTGCGCCTGCACTGTATGCCTTTAGTGGCTGTGCCGCCATCTTGGGAAGCTCAGGATGCCGCAGCTTGGTTACAAAGGTACTGTGAGCATTGGGGCTGAAGTAAGCCCTAAATGAATAGAGTGGTCTCTTATGCCGCCACATGTCAGAATAAGGACATGTACGcagaaagcggacaacccctctaaaggcaaatggcatttatcatgtagcgaaagttaatacaaggcacttactaatgtattgtgattgtccatattgcctcctttgctggctggattcattttttccatcacattatacaccgctcgtttccatggttacggccaccctgcaatttagcagcggtggccgtgcttgcacactctaGGAAAAAACGTCGGTCTCTCTGGTGGACGaaaccatgggagcgcacataggatctatctatctatctatctatctcagtcAATCCTTGCCTGATTCCATAAACCATTGGCCTGCAACCTGTAGCTCTcctgctgttgtgaaactacaactcctagcatgtcctGGAAGCCATGGACTGAGAGTTGTGCTTTTGCAGCAGCTGAAGAGCCCCAGTGTGGTATCCACTGCTATAAGCCGTGCACTTTATGCAGCTCATTAAAAGCTGTCCGTGTATCTCTCGCCGCTCTGGTACTATAACTCCCACCAGGTCCGTGCAGAGTGAGACTAGTACTTCCGCAGACGTAGTGAAGCACAGCCGTCGCCATCTTTatattttggttttgcatttCTCACATTTATCTTTCTCTGACCCACAGGTCGTCATGTCTATGTCACACCTGTACGGGAAAGATGAAGACAGCGATGGCGTGGAGATGGAGAGCTTCCAGATCACCGACTGGGACCTGCAGAACGAGTTCAATCCGAACCGCCGGAAGCATTTTCAGACCAAGGATGAAGCCATTTACGGCATGTGGGCCGAGCGAGACTCTGACGAAGAGAGGCCAAGCTTTGGTGGCAAGAAGTAGGTGTATAACAAAGCTTTGCCCGGCACCAGCCATTGGTTGGCCCACAAACCCTGCGGCACAGGACTGCACCATTATGCAGTGTTATTTACTTCATCAGGGTTTAATGCTTGTTCTCTTTAGTAACAAACAGTGAGATTCACCTGCCAAAAATCTGTTGTCTGTTGCCACTAGGGGGCACTAAGTATAAGATGTGCAGTCAATGGACCTCCTAGCAGCAGTGTGCAGATGATATTGTGGAGTTAAAGGTGTATTCcggttgtttgaagttatcccctatccacaggataggggatgacTATTAGAttttgggggtcctaccactgatcAGAAGAACCGGGGCCCGTacccccttcagcccctctaaaTGAACGGAGCGGCCGCTTGGGCATGCGTGtggctgctccatttatttctatgggaattccgggAATAGGTgagtactcggctatctccataactcccatagatatgaatggagcagccacgCACATGTCCCACCCACTCCGGTCCGTTGTTATAAttggggctgcagggggtacgaCCACAGGGTAGGGCATAACTtcaaacaaccggaatacccctttaatggtacGTCTGTCTGTGCTCTGGACTGAAGAAAAGGCTTCATGTTTGCTGCcacaatttgtatttattttcttcCAAGAAAGGTGGATACAAGTTAAGGAATCCTGTGCCGAAAGGGTTATTCTGCTAGAACCAGGCGCGTGGAGGCAGGAAATGAACTGGTTAACGTCACATCTCCTGTTGAcgtcaggacacatctcactgccctaaggcatgatgggactgcagtcacatgacaaacTAGGAAGtgggattcaagcatgggggggataagagaaaaccgCAAATTAggtaaaaacaaaattaaaaaaacaatgcAAGGGGGAACGGGAGCTGGAGTACTTGATGAAAAAATTGTTagagtgaaaagtagtttatggTACGACCCTCTTAAAGCCTCATACAACTTTTTTTGTTCTCTCTCGAAGGTCCCGTGACTACTCTGCACCAGTAAATTTCATTAGTGCTGGGATTCGCAAGCCCGCAGGAGAAGAGAAATCCGATAGCGACTCCTGAGAATGAAACGGCACCAAAAGTGGAGGAATTCCAGCCAAAGAAGCTGAGAACGGTGCGCTGATAGAGTTCTTACAATTGTTTTAGAATTACTTTTATAATTTATTGTACTTTTCAAGGTTAAATCATATGATAATGATACTATTACACCCACGCGTTTCCATCTGGTCAGAGCCTCCTGTTACTTCCAGTCTCCGGTAGAACCAGGATGCTCTGACTAAGTGAAtcctttttattgtaatttttttttctaggtcTCAAACAACCCCTACAAAATCTTAGCATAAAAGTCTGACTAGTGAAACTTTTTAATTAAACTCAAAAAAAACATCTGAAAATGTAAAATCCCAACTCCTCTGTGTTAACTCATTGCCAATAGGGGGTTGTCTCCCAGCTTCCCACGGACCCTCTCTGGTGTATGGCTCTGCATTGCTAGGTGGAATTACATCTTGCTGCTATATGTCATTCCTGAATTATATTTATGAATCAGGAAGATCAGGATGCACATTGCAGTGTGTCCCGCCAGAAAAAAATGGTAGATATATGGTGTaagtcagggatgctcaacctgcggccctccagctgttgtaagacaactcccagcatgccctgctgtaggctgatagcggtaagctgttcgggcatgctgggagttgtagttttgcaacagctggagggccaaaggttgagcatgcctggtgtaaGTTAATGAATATTTGTCAGCCAGTGCTGCATCTGCGACTGGGCTGGaatacaggccctcacatatccGTCATGAAGCTGCATTTACTAGATCAGCGTCAGCCTGTAATATAAGAGTTGTATTATATCTTCATTTTGCAGGGTGGGAATTTTAAGCCGGCACAGAAAACGTTTGCTGGAGGAATCAAGTCCAATGCAGATTTAGGCTCCTGGGAGAGACACACCAAGGGAATTGGTCAGAAGCTCCTGCAGAAGATGGGTTACGTCCCTGGGAAAGGTTTGGGAAAGAACTGCTCAAGGTAACTGGAAATTAATAATCTGATTCATCAACAAGTCATCCTTACTATTCACTAACCATTTGAGATGATTGTACTGGAGTTCTGATATATTAAGAATTGCACAATTACTACTGTCAAGTGaaagggtttctcaatgggcgtctccttttccctggctgtgacgttctccgctgtgattggatcacgGCAccaccagggagaaggagacgcccattgagaaatccCTGGAGTctactcctccctgtaccaatgctcagtatttacatactgagcgggaaaactgcagggTGGCACAGCGGGGGCGTAGGagcgatatttgaaaaaaacaggcagggtggcagcatcagcggggtaccccataagtaaaggtatttatctacacacaaaaaaaaaaccatgaaaggtcctctttaaggaagtTCCAAATTTATttcgactagtgatgagcaaagtcaTGGAAGTTCAGTTTcgccgggttcggctgaacttcaggtcagggttcgggacccaaacgcCATTTAaggcaatggggacccgaacttcactttattattgtccattataacatggttatatcggaaaataccATAATACTTAGAATGCAAAAGGGACACCTTTtgaggcattccatcataatagaagtctgtgggagcataatggatccgttaggccgcccatagacttctattatgacggaattcctcttaaaggcttccattttgccctccgtcataatagaagtctataggcagcATAACCAATCCATCCtgatttccattatgcaggacagaatggatggatggatccgttatgctgcccatagacttctattatgatggaatgcctctaaaggtgttCCTTTTGCATTCCGTCTTAAGTGTTATGTTATTCTCCGAtatgaccatgttataacagaaaataataaagtaattcaTAAatatcccaaacccgaacttaagGGAAAAAGTCTggttcgggtccaggtacccgaactcgcaaagttcggtacgaacccgaacattgcagttcaggttcgctcatccctaatcacgacGCCTCATGCTGGactataaatttggtgcatttagacacttttgtctaacttgaCATTTtcttattggttggcttactaaTCCTTACATGCATTGATGCATCTTAAGCCACCTGCCTTTTCCCGTTAATCTATGTCCTTGTCAAGAGAGGTGTAAAAAGTGTCTAAGACATGTAAGAAATGTGGCACATGGCTTGTGCGCCAGATGTATGGCTCAATTTGGTCTCCAGCTTTTGCAGCACTTTCAAGTAAATCTGTCCCGATTATGTATCGTGAAGAGACTAAAAAGAGAAATGTCTTTATTCAGGTATCATTGCTCCTATTGAGGCCAAGCAAAGGAAAGGCAAAGGAGCAGGTGGGTGCCTACGGCTCAGAAAGAACCAAGCAGTCATTGCAGGATTTCCCTACGGTGGAttcggaagaagaggaggaaaaggtcaGTAACGAGATCCTCTGATCATAGCAAATACACGGTCAGAGcatctctgttttttttttttgtttttttttttatattataaatcTACATAGTAATAAGCTGTTTGCTTCCTTTTTCTATGCCTGCACCCAGGAATTTCGGAAAGAATTGAGTCAATGGAGAAAGGACCCCGGTGGAGGCAAGAAGAAGCCCAAGTATGCCTATAAGACGGTGGAGGAGCTCAAGGCCAAGGGGATTGGCGGGAAAGCAATGACTgctccccagaaggaaatatcacAAGTCAAGGTTCGTTCTGCCAGTCTAAGACTAATACCTTCCCCTACCGGGCTCACTGTTATTGACTGATGGCTGCCACTATGCACACTTCTGCCCAAGATCAGTACCTAACCCTCACATGTGACGCAATTTTGAAGGGGCTGtccagaaaaacatggctgctttcttccagaaacagtgccacaactGAACatgggttgtgcctggtatttGCAGCCCAGCTCCATTGAAGAgaatgaagctgagctgcaatacctcaCACAACcaatggacaggggtggtgctgtttctgaaagaagggagacatgtttttctaattctggacaaccctttaaagctAGCTGTTCTAAAGTTAGACTTAGCTAATTATGATCATCGGACCTGTCTTATGCTGATTTACTGACGGGTTACCTTGAAAGTGTTTTGCGGGTTTCCCTTTCTGACTTCAGGGCTCCCCTGTTGTCCAGTAAAGTATAATACTTCATGTATATTATATGATTGGTTCTCGTTGATActattatatgtattatagataGCCAGTAACCACATTTAAGCCAGATATTGCTCTTTTTAATGGGGTGTTTTCATTGGGacccccctccttctccactgatcCTGAGAATAAAAGGGCCGCAGTGTTGATTCAGTGCTGTGGCCCCTTCACTTAAATAAAGCTGTTCTGCAGTTGCCCTGCGCAGTGGGAGGCATTTATGCCTTTGTGAATGGGACACTATATTCTCCATATCGGTGGGGTTTCCAGAGGTTTTACCCCATTCAGTCACGAAAGAATGACATATtgtagtgatatgccatcatttAACgcaatgggaatactccttttaaaaaataaaaatttttaggaTTAGATTTAATTAGGATTTTTACTGCATAAATTTAATCAGTTTGCATACAGTGAAAGAGCAGTGGTGGTCCAACAATCACCATTTCTTCTGCTAATTTGTGGGGGTCCCTGTGGTCAGAGCCGGAATGATcacacattgatgacctattctaagaaTAGACTGTCAGTGTtatgtcctggaaaaaaaaacattaagatATTTTGGAGTCCTTTCAATGGTAGCCAGTTATTAGGTACGCAGGCCCGATGAGAAGTGGATGTGCTACTAAAGTAGacaatttaaagggggtttctcatGAAGTCGACATGTGTTCTGTTAGTACATATGGACATCACcgtttaatatctgcatttttcTTCTGTTCAGGTAATTGATATGACCGGACGAGAGCAGAAAGTCTATTACAGCTACAGCCAGATCGCCCACAAACACAACATCCCCGGAGAGACACCCACAGTAGAGAAAGAGGAGAAGCCTCAGGGGTTTGTCCTGCCCGAACTAGAGCACAATCTGCAGCTCCTGATCGAGATGACGGAGCAGGAGATCATCCAAAATGACCGACAGCTGCAGTACGAGAGGGACATGGTTGTGAATCTCACCCACGAGCTGGAAAAACTCTCTGAAGTGTTATCCAGGGAGGACAAAGCCATTTATAACCtgagccaggtcctgaagacggTGGAGGAATGTGAGGAGAGGATGCAGCCGGGCTGTGACAATCCCCTGACGCTGGAGGAGTGCGCACGCATATTCCAGATGCTTCAGGACAAGTATTACGAAGAATACAAAATGTCAGAGAAGACAGACCTGGCAGTGGCTATCGTCTACCCCCTGATGAAAGAATACTTCAAAGACTGGAACCCCTTAAGGGTGAGTAAACTAAAATATCATATAAGTGAAACTTTATTGATGAACATTTTAACATGATGCACAGTATACCGGTAAGTTAGAAATATGGTGATATTGGAGTACACCATAGGGTACTATTGGAAATTACCTATATCGCAATATTACTAACATGTCCCAAGAAACCACTCCACCTGACTTGATCCTTACACATGAGGACTGAATGGGAGAAGTGAAcacactgtaagggtccattcacacgtccgtaagtgttctgcgcatccacaaaacacggacactggcaatgtgcattccgcaatttgcggaccgcacatcgccgacactatattagaaaatgcctaatcttgtccgcaagtgcagacaagaataggacatgttctatttttttgcggaagcacggatgcggatccgcaaatgcggaagtgcggatccgcggatgcggattgcacattccagccccattgaaaataaatgggtctgcacccgttccgcaaaattgcggaacggatgcggacccattttgcggacgtgtgaatgggaccCTTAATCTACCTCAAGTGCTCCTCCAAACCTTATGTGGACTGCTAGGTGGCTCAGCCACCACTCACTGGGCATTTCAATACTGTcctggtgctgtatactatgcagTATAAAGCTCCAGGGTTATGAAGTCATGCACTATGATCTggactaaggggcacatttattaagactggcgttttagatgccggtcttaaagtgtaactgccgttctatttttatttgtgtaatgtataggggcagtgatgccgaccattttttttctttgtagtatatattggaggcgtggcgatctccaagcagtcatgcacacctgaccagtaggtctgccctggaggctggttttaaagtcagtataaaactgagtctgcttatatagcacctaccagtagccatttggctccaggagaagtatatagtgggctcagcatgcatgatggtacttgcatccctggatccgatgaaagctgtaatggcaccggacggggttaaaagcagagtgtgcttggcgtgcatgctgtacctgcgctccctggactttgtgtggctgtcgtggcccataacaggtaggaactagtgttagggaccactcatgaaggcgaccttgacgtggtgagtggcttattacgctttggccaaaatgtacaccaatgccttattcaacatccagcataaaggcagggcagagtgctggttgcagagtgcgattgcatttgtgtttttgcgtttgtatctgtatttcgccatagcaatgtgcacctgcatagggttgtgcggactgaaccccccacatttttgtaatatactttactgAAATCCTACAATTctgttagaaaaatagctctaaagtggcccattttgagccttagcaatgctCCTCTGTCTCCTGTTTACATAATAGTGGAGACTTGCTAATACTGACTGTTATGtacacagaagacagaggagcatcgctaaggctcaaaatgggccactttagagctatttttcctaacaaaattgtatgatttcagtaaataaagtatattacaaaaatggtcagtatcactgcccctatacattacacaaataaaaacagAACTTTAGGAAAGCCCTAAACTGgtggtggatccaccaaagttatgaagaggcgcaggcctctccataacttcggcgcatctagagccagttctaaatgtaagacagcttctgaggaatccaacatttagaccttttttgtAGAACCGTTGCACCgctatctgcgcctgaaatacgcctgatTTAAGcgtatttcagcatagtaaatgaccccctaagtttcAGCATTTTAACCTGGCATACAGTACGCCAGGAGGAGCCACCTGAACAGTGGCAGGTAAAACCAGTATCTTATCCCCCCTTCAGCGAGTGTTTGATTTGCCATCCCTATGAAGTGTCCGCTGGGTGGTTGTAGGCTCCCAGGAATTGGGGCCATGATTGCTCATTTTGCAATAAGATTCTTTCATGCACTGCTGGTTAGTTGTTTAACACGGGCTGGATGGCACAGAGTGTCAATGTTTCAGGTCCGTTTAATGGATGTGATCGGAGCTGTCCCGGCGCATACGATAAATGGACATTCAAGACACACGAGCCTTATACTCATCACTGACTGTTTTCTGATTACTGCTTTGTTcagtaaattttagatttttacgCGGACACTTTCTATATTCATATAAATGACTAATGCTGTTTGATTCCTGGTTTAGGACCCCGGGTACGGTATTGATATCATGACCAAGTGGAAGAATCTCCTGGAAGAAGGACATTTGTCCCACAGCGCACAGGATGCAGCAATGGACACATATCACAGGTATGTTCTAGCTTTTCTTTCTGACCAGACTTCTGAAGGGTTTGACTGTTTAATACACCCTATTAGGGAATTCTGAGATAACACAGGGGGTCTTCTGCTCAGGATCTTAATTTCTTGCTCCTAAAACAGATAAAATtgtctctcactctggaggacctgcccTATcctgcataaggctactttcacacttgcgttcggagcggatctgtctggtgtctgcacagacggatccgcacctataatgcaaacgcttagatccgttcagaacggatccgtttgcattaccatgaaccatgatagtgcaaacggatccgttttgactttacattgaaaggcagtgggggatggatccgtttgaaaattgagccatactgtgtcaacttgaaacggatccgtccccattgacttacattgtaagtctggacggatccgtttgcctccgcacggccaggcggacatccgaacgctgcaagcagcgttcaagtgtccgcctgctgagcggaggacaaacggtgccagactgatgcattctgagaggatccgcatccactcagaatgcattagggctggacggatccgttcggggacgcttgtgagagcctttaaacggaactcacaagcagagccccgaacgcaagtgtgaaagtagccttactcagccAACCCATTTATGTGACTGGACACAGTGTAATTCCTCATTTTCCCTCTGGTGGCGCTGCAGGTGAATAGAACAATTACTGTCAGGTTTCCCACAGAATACAGCTAATCGACGGGGACACTTTATGATCTGCTTGTTGTCACAGGACCCAGCGATTGTGCGAAGTGGACTTCCCCTTCAACTTAACCATAACCCACTAGTCAGTGTCTGTTCACTTATAAGGATTAGCTACAAATTATTTTATGATGTgtctagtgcagtgtttcccaa
Proteins encoded in this region:
- the TFIP11 gene encoding LOW QUALITY PROTEIN: tuftelin-interacting protein 11 (The sequence of the model RefSeq protein was modified relative to this genomic sequence to represent the inferred CDS: inserted 2 bases in 1 codon; deleted 1 base in 1 codon), whose amino-acid sequence is MSMSHLYGKDEDSDGVEMESFQITDWDLQNEFNPNRRKHFQTKDEAIYGMWAERDSDEERPSFGGKKSRDYSAPVNFISAGIRKPAGEEKSDSDSXENETAPKVEEFQPKKLRTGGNFKPAQKTFAGGIKSNADLGSWERHTKGIGQKLLQKMGYVPGKGLGKNCQGIIAPIEAKQRKGKGAVGAYGSERTKQSLQDFPTVDSEEEEEKEFRKELSQWRKDPGGGKKKPKYAYKTVEELKAKGIGGKAMTAPQKEISQVKVIDMTGREQKVYYSYSQIAHKHNIPGETPTVEKEEKPQGFVLPELEHNLQLLIEMTEQEIIQNDRQLQYERDMVVNLTHELEKLSEVLSREDKAIYNLSQVLKTVEECEERMQPGCDNPLTLEECARIFQMLQDKYYEEYKMSEKTDLAVAIVYPLMKEYFKDWNPLRDPGYGIDIMTKWKNLLEEGHLSHSAQDAAMDTYHRLLWDMFVPFLRNIISQWQPRNCAPMVDFLDSWVHLLPVWILDNILDQLIFPKLQKEVENWNPLTDTVPIHSWIHPWLPLMQCRLEPLFSPVRNKLANALQKWHPSDSSAKLILQPWKEVFTPGSWEAFMVKNIVPKLGMCVGEFIINPHQQHMDVFHWLLDWEGMVSLSSLVGLLEKHFFPKWLQVLCSWLSNNPNYEEITKWYLGWKSMFSDQILAHPGIKDRFNEALDIMNRAVSSNVGAYMQPGARESIAYLTQTERRKDFQYEAMQERREAESIAQRGIGVASVPMNFKDLIQTKAEEHNIVFMPLIGKRHEGKQLYNFNRIVIYIDRGVVYVQGEKTWVPTSLQSLIDMAK